CGCTGCCGCGGTCGCCCTGATAGCCACCACGGTTGCCGTTCCATCGGCACCCGCGGCGACCGAGAGGCACAACCCCGACAAGCGCGTCCTCGAGAGGTACGCCGCCGACACCTGGAAGTCCTTCGAGGCGATGGCGGTGCCGGCCACCGGCCTGCCGGCCGACAACATCGGCGGCAACCTCGACCCCGCGACCCGCAGCGGCTTCACCTCCCCGACCAACATCGGCGCCTACCTGTGGAGCACCGCTGCCGCCCGCGACACGGGCCTGATCGGCAGACGCGAGGCCAAGTCCCGGATGGCGCAGACCCTCGACTCGATCGCCGGCCTCGAGCGCCACGAGGACAGCGGGATGTTCTACAACTGGTACGACCCCGCCACCGGGGCGAAGCTGCGGACCTTCCCCGAGTCCAGCGACCCGATCAAGCCGTTCCTGTCCTCGGTCGACAACGGGTGGATGGCCACCGGGCTGTTGCTCGCCGCCCGCGCCGAGCCCTCCCTGGCCAGGAAGGCCGACCGGATCCGCGAGGACATGAACTTCGGCTGCTTCTACAACCCGCTGGAGAACGCGCCCGCCGGGCAGATCCGGGGCGGCTTCTGGGACGAGGACCCGCTGGAGGCGGCTGCGGTCAAGGGCAACTACTGCGGCGGCGCCGACGTGTGGTTCACCGGCCACCACTACGGCGCCTTCAACACCGAGCCCCGCATCGCGTCGTACCTCGGCATCGCCGCCGGGCAGATCCCGGCCCGCCACTACTTCGGCACCTACCGGACCTTCCCGAACGAGAACTGTGACTGGTCCTGGACCGAGACCAAGGCGCTCGGCTCCTGGGCCGAGCACGAGGGCGTCCGCGTCTTCGAGGGTGCGCTGCCCTACCGCGGCATGCAGATCGTGCCGACCTGGGGCGGCAGCATGTTCGAGGCGCTGATGGTGCCGCTGTTCGTGCCCGAGGAGACGTGGGGCCCGCGCTCGTGGGGCGTCAACCACCCGCTCTACGTGCGCGGCCAGATCGAGCACGGGATGCAGGAGGCCGGCTACGGCTACTGGGGATTCTCCCCCTCCAACAACCCCGCCGGCGGCTACCGCGAGTACGGCGTCGACCAGCTCGGCATGGACGGTCCCGGCTACACCACCGACCAGGAGCGCACCGCCGTCGACCAGCCTTACGAGGGCTGCCCGGGACGTGAGGGCTCGCCCGCGCCGACGTCGTACGGCGACGGCGTCGTCACCCCGCACGCCTCCTTCCTGGCGCTGCGCTACGCCCGCGACGCCGCTCTCGAGAACCTGTCGAACATCCGGCAGGACTTCGACTCCTACGGCCCCGGCGGCTTCTACGACGCCGTCGCGGTGGGCTCCGGCACGGTGTCGAAGCGCTACCTCTCGCTCGACCAGGGCATGGTCATGGCCGCACTCGGCAACGCGCTGGCCGGCGACGACATGCGCAAGTACGTGGGCCGCGGTGCCGTGGAGAAGACACTGCGACCGCTGATGAGCGAAGAGATCTTCGCGAGCAAGGGGACTGAATGAGCACCGACGCTCGCACCGATTGGGAGAACCGGATCGGACTGCGCAGCGGGCACGCCTTCGGCGGCTCCGCTCCACGGCTCAGCCCGCCCGGAGGCCTGCGGGCGGTGGCCGGTGGCGCACAGGTGACGCTGACCTGGTCACCCGTGAAGGGCGCGATCGGCTACCAGGTGCACGTCGCCGACACCGCGGACGGACCGTGGGAGCCCCTCGACCACCGGGGACGCGACGTCACCTCGGTGCCGCACCCGCCGTACGTCGACACGACCGGGTCGCCCGGAGTCGAGCGGTGGTACGCCGTGTCCTCGCTGTCCGACGTACACGTCGACGGACCGCCGTCGTCGATGGTGTCGGCGACCCCGCTCGCGGAGGCGAGCGGACCGGTCACCGTCGCGGTCGAGGCCACGACGGTGGTCGGCGAACTGGACCGGCCCTGGCGCCCGATGATCGGCAGCGAGCACCTGTCGCACGCCCTCTCCACCGACACCACCGGCGGCCGCGTCGTCGGCGAGGAGCTCAGCGCGGCGCTGTCCGCGGCGCACCAGGAACTCGGGGTGACCCACGTGCGGGCGCACGGGATCCTGTGCGACGACCTGGCGGTGTACCGCGAGGTCGACGGCAGGCCCGTGCACGACTTCACCGGCATCGACCGGGTCTACGACCACATCCGCTCGCTCGGGCTCTACCCCGTCGTCGAGGTCTCCTTCATGCCGCACGACCTGGCCAGCGACCCGTCGAAGACGGTCTTCGGCTACGACGCGATCATCTCGCCGCCCAAGGACTGGCAGCGCTGGTTCGACTTGGTCCGCGACCTCACCGCCCACCTCGTCGAGCGCTATGGCGACGAGGTCGTCGAGGAGTGGTCGTTCGAGGTGTGGAACGAAGCCAACCTCGAGGTTTTCTGGTCGGGCCTGCCCGAGGACTACCTGAAGCTGTACGACGTCACTGCTGCCGCCGTACGCGAGGTCGATTCACGACTCGTCGTCGGTGGCCCGTCGTCCGCCGCGGCCGGCTGGGTGGAGGAGCTGCTGGCCCACGCCGAGAAGTCGGGTGCCCCGGTCGACTTCGTCTCGACGCACACGTACGGCGCCCCGCCGCTGGACTTCCGGCCCATGCTCGAGCGCCACGGTCGGGGCGGCACGCCGATCTGGTGGACGGAGTGGGGCGTCACGCCGACCCACTTCAACGAGGTCAGCGACGCCGTCTTTTCGGGGGCCTTCCTGCTCCGCGGCATGAAGTCGGCGATGGGACGCATCGAGTCGCTCGCCTACTGGGTGGTCTCCGACCACTTCGAGGAGCTCGGCCGCCCACCGGAGCTGCTGCACGGCGGCTTCGGCCTGCGCACGGTCGGTGAGCTGCGCAAGCCCCGCTGGTGGGCGCTGGCCATGATGGAGCGGCTCGGGTCGCACCGGCTCGCCGTGTCGTCGTCGGGAGACGGAGGCGACTCACTGGTCGAGACCGTGGCGGCGTCGACCGACGACGGTGAGGTGTCGGTGCTGCTGTGGAACCTCACGCTCGACCAGACCAAGGCAGCCGGTTCCCCCGCTCTCAGTCGCAACGTGGCGGTGGAGGTGCGCGGCCTCGCTGCCGGGTCGTCGTACACGCTGCGCCATGACCGGGTCGACGAGGCCCACTCGAACGTCGCCGCCGCATGGAGTCGCCTGCGCGAGCCCGGGCAGGCCTGGCCGACCGACACGCAGTGGGAATCCCTGCGCGCGGCCGACCAGCTCGAGCGGCTCGAGCCGGACCGGGTCGTCGCGGCCGACAAGTCCGGGCTGATTCGGGTCGACTTCGTGCTGCCGATGCCGTCGATGAGCCAGCTGACGCTGGTGCCGGTCGAGTAGGCAGGTGCTGCTCAGGGCGGATCCGCTCGGGGCAGCACGCCCTTCTGCGCGTCCGTGCCCGATGCCACGGTGGAGGCATGACTGACAACACCACCACCCGTCTCGACGACGACCTCGCCCGTCGTCTCCTTGACCAACGCACGGTCGTGCTCGGATCCGTGCTCGACGAGACCATCGGCAATCGGCTGTGCTCGGCACTGGTGATGCTCGCGACCGACGACGCCCGGGCCGACATCTGGCTGTGGATCAACAGCCCCGGTGGATCGGTGCCGGCGATGCTGGCCATCCGGGACACGATGCGGCTGCTCCCGGTCGACGTGTGCACCGTCAACATGGGGATGGCCTACAGCGCCGGCCAGTTCCTGCTCAGCGCCGGAGCTCGGGGCCGGCGCTACTCCCTGCCACACGCGCGGGTGCTGCTCCACCAGGGCTCTGCAGGGTTCGGCGGCACGGCGGAGGACATCGCGCTGCAGGCCGAGGACCTCCGCCACACCCGGGACACGGTGCTCGGCCTCATCGCGGAGGACACCGGCCAGCCGGTGGAGACGGTCGAGCGCGACTCGCGCCGCGACCGCATGTTCACCTCGGCCGAGGCGACGGCGTACGGGTTCGTCGACCACGTCGTCGAGTCGCTGGACGAGATCCGCCCACCCGCGCCCCGCTCCCTGGGTCTGGGGGTCCGAGCATGAGCTCCTACACGATCCCCTACGTCACGACTCAGTCAAGCCGCGGCGAACGCACGACCGACGTCTACAGCCGGCTGCTCGCCGACCGCGTCATCTACCTGGGAACGCCCATCGACGACGGCGTGGCCAACGCGGTGATCGCACAGCTGCTCCACCTGGAGTCGGAGAGCCCGGACTCCGCGATCAACCTCTACATCAACTCACCCGGCGGCTCGATCCCGGCGATGCTCGCGGTGTACGACGCGATGCAGTTCGTCCGGTCTCCCGTGGAGACCACCTGCGTGGGCCAGGCCGTCGCCACGGCCGCGGTGCTCCTCGCCGGAGGTGAGCCCGGAAGACGTCTGATCCTGCGGCACGGCCGGGTCGTGCTGCACCAGCCGGCGGCGGAAGGGCGAGGCACGATCCCCGACCTGATCCTCGAGGCCGAGGAGGTGGAGCGAGTCCGGTCGCTGTTGGAGGAGCTGCTGGCCCAGCACACCGGTCGTACCTCGGCGCAGGTGCGCGAGGACACCGACCGCGACCTCGTCATGACTGCCGAGGCCGCCCTCGCGTACGGCGCAGTGGACGCAGTGCTCGACCGGCGGGGCGGGTGAGCGGCGGGGCTCAGTCGGGCGAGGTCGACCAGTCAGGCCGCGAGGCAGACGGGGCCGTCGTACGAACCCGACCCGTGCCCGCTTCCGTTGGCTTCCACGGCTCGCGAGGCGACGTCCACGGTGCGCAGCCCCAGAGCACCGGACAGGGCGGCAAGGATCTCCGACGAGGGATCCTTGAGGCCGCGCTCGACCTCGGAGAGGTACTGCGGGGACACGCCCGACCGCTCGGCCACATCGACGAGCCGCAGGTCGGCTGCCAGCCGGACCTGCCGGAGCGCCCGTCCGACCTGCTCGCGCCACAGTGGCTCGGGCCGAGTCCTGGCCGACTCGGCGGACGGGTCGGGGAACGCGATGACTTCTCCCATGCGCCCACGCTAGCCGCCGATCCGGCCGGAATCCTGCTGGTTCTGCTCACAGCGGAACGGCCGACCGAAGCTCAGGCGTCACGACCTTCCCGGGAGTGACTGGGGCCGACGCCGGCCCACTGAGTGGTGACTCAGACCCCTCCTGCACCTGATAGATCGCGTCGGCAACGCGCTCCATGAGCGTCACGTGCCGATGCTACGACCGATCGGGGCGCACGGCTCCTGCGTTAACGTCCCGGGCATGCCACTGACCCCAGACGAGTTCTACGACCACGCCGTCGCCGCGGCCGACGACGAGCAGCGCCTGCCACTGGCGCGGATGACCGGCTGGGACATCAGCCCGTTCGAGGCCGATGGCCTGCGGGTGTCTCAGCTGCGACCGCCGGTGGTTCCCGAGCCGCCGAGGCACGGGGAGGACCCGGCGGACTGCACGTCCTGCCGGCGTCGTGACGAGGGCATCTGGCTGGACGACCGCTGGCGGCTGACCCAGGTGCAAGGGGTGGGGGTGCCGCTCGTGTTGATGCTGCACCCGCGTGACCACCACGACCTCGCGGACCTGACCGACGACCTCGCGGCAGAGATGGGCGTGCTCAGCGCGCACCTCGCCCGGCACGTCCAGGCCCTGCCGCACATCAGCCGGTGCCACGTCTACCGGATCGGTGACGGTGGCGCCCACCTGCACGTCTGGCTGTTCGCCCGTCCCGAGGGTCAGGCCCAGCTCTACGGCTCGTGGTTGGTCGTCTGGGACGACCTGCTGCCCGAGTACCCCGCCGCCCTGGCCGAGGCGGACGCCGCGCTCGTGGCGGACGCGCTCGTCGCGTCGTACGGCGGCCGGCGAGGTCCCGCGGCGGGCTGATCGCTCCGCAGCCATCGCCAAGAGGTTGCGCTCCGACAGTGCTGGCGGCAGACGGGCGATGCTAAGCCGGATGTGTGTCGGTGCCGCTCTGGTTGACTCGTTCCAACTTGACCAAGCCGCTCCAGCCACGTTCGACCATCAGCTCCTGGAGCCGGTCCCGGAGTCGGACCATCCGGGGACCGCCAGCCAGGACCACGGTGTCGAGGAGGTCGACGAACGAGCCGTCGGGCAGGGCCTCGTCCTGGTGGTCCAGCTCGCCGCGGGACGCAGCCTGCTCAGCCATCTCGACCACCAAGTCGGCTATCTCCGCCAGCCGGGCCTCGGACTCGTCACCGGTGAATACCGCGCCCATGGTCCGGAGGAAACGCAGCATCAGCGGGTCGTCGAGGTAGGCCTCCTTCTCGGCCATGAACTCCCCGATCTTCTCGGGCCACTGTGCGGCGATCAGGATCCACGCGTCCCGCTCCATCTCGACCATCGCCTCGGGCGCTCCCAGCGAACGCATCCGGTCGAGATAGGCGGTCACCGCCGGCGGCAGCGCAAGGCTGTCGCCAGCCGCCAGCTTCGCGATCCTGCGGCGATGCTCCTGCAGCTCCCTGATCTTGCCCCGCAGCCGGCGGTCGATGTCGGCCACCGCGCTGATGAACCCTTCATCCTCGGCGGTCAACAGCTCCTGGACCCGGGCGAGCGGGACGCCGGCCTCGGCGAGGGTCCTGATCCGGATCAGCCGAACGACGGCCGGGGCGGCGTAGGTGCGGTAGCCGGAGGCGTCGCGCTCGGGCTCGGGGAGCAGCCCGATCTGGTGGTAGTGCCGCACCGCGCGCGTGGTGACTCCGGAGTATGCCGCCAACTGGCCGATCGTGAGCACGGTGTCAGCCTGCCCGAACCTTGGAGAAGAGTCGACCAGCGCAGGCGTACGACAGGGCGATGATCACCACGCACCAGCCGATCGCCCACCACAGGTCTGCGCCGGGGTCGCGGCCGGCGAGGAAGTCGCGGAGGGTGTCGATGATCGGGGTGAACGGCTGGTTCTCGGCGAACCACGCCACGCCGGCAGGCATCGAGTCGGTCGGGACGAACGCGCTGGAGACGAAGGGCAGCAGCACCAGGAACATCGGTGAGTTGCTCGCCGTCTCGACGCTGCCCGCAGCCAGGCCGAGCGCGACGCACAGCCAGGTCAGCGCGAGCGCGAGGAGAGCGAGTACGCCGAGGGCACCCAGCCACTCGGTGGCGCTCGCGTCGGGCCGGTAGCCGAGCAGCACCGCGATCACGAGCACCACCGCCACGGCGATCGCGGTCTGCACCAGCGCGGCCAGCACGTGCCCGGTCAGCACCGAGGACTTGGCGATCGGCATCGTCCGGAACCGGTCGATGATCCCTTCGGTCGCATCCCTCGCGACGTAGATCGCAGTGCTCAGCGCCACCGAGGCGACGGTGATGATCAGGATCGCCGGGGAGATGTAGTCCAGGTAGTCAGCCCTGCCATCCCCGCCTGGCAGCCCGGCGCCCATGGTGCCGCCGAAGACGTAGACGAACAGCAACAAGAACAGCACCGGCTGCCCGATCAGCATCAGGGTCAGGGACGGGTAGCGCTGCATGTGTTTGAGGTTGCGGCGCAGCATCGTGGTCGAGTCCAGGACGGCGTACGTCATCGTGCTCATCGGATCTCCTCCGTCTCTTCGTCAGTGTTCGTGGCGGGCGTTGCGGTGTGGCCGGTGAGGGCGAGGAAGACGTCGTCGAGAGTCTCGCCGCCGGCCTGCGCCTTGAGCTCGGCCGGCGTCCCCTCCGCGACCAGCCGGCCGCCGTCGAGCAGCCCGACCATGTGGGCGAGCTGGTCGGCCTCTTCGAGGTATTGCGTCGTGAGGAAGACCGTCACGCCGTCGGCCAGGAGCTCGCGGACGATCTGCCACAGGTCGCGCCGGCTGCGCGGGTCGAGACCGATGGTCGGCTCGTCGAGGAAGATCAGCCGCGGCCGGCTGATCAGCGTCATGCCGAGGTCGAGCCGGCGCTTCATGCCGCCGGAGTACGTCGCCGCGCGCCGGTCGGCGGCGTCGGTCAGGTCGAAGCGAGTCAGCTGCTCGTCGACCCGGGCTTGCGCCTCGGCCTTGCGCACGTGGGCGAGGTCGGCCATCAGGCGAAGGTTCTCCCGACCGGTGAGCAGCTCGTCGATCGCGGAGAACTGCCCTGTGACGCCGATCGATCGGCGTACGCCGTCCGGCTCCCGGCGGACGTCGAACCCGGCGACCCGGGCCTCCCCCGCATCGGCCGTGGTGAGGGTCGACAGGATGCGGACCATCGTGGTCTTCCCGGCGCCGTTGGGGCCCAGCAGGGCGTAGACGGTGCCGACGGGGACGGTGAGGTCGATGCCTTGGAGAACGGCGACATCGCCGTACGACTTTGTCATTCCCGCGACTTCGATCGCGGTGGTGTGGTTGCTCATGAGAGCAGCGTGAAGGGTTGACGCTGCGTCAAGGTCAAGTCCCGGTTCGCCGCCCCTGCCGTGCGGCGCCGCGTTTCGCGGCTGGCGACCCGGGGACTGGAGTCGGCATGGACATCGAGGTCTCTCCCGCCGCAGTCCTGCGCTGCGCGGATGCCGTCGAGACGACAGCAGGACAACTCTGCTCAGGTGACACGCCAAGTCACGCCTGGAACGACGGCTTCACGCTCAGTGCCGCGATCGGCCGGTTCGCGACCCAGCTGCAGCAGACCACGACCCAGGCCGCTCTGGACACGGGCAAGACCGCCGAAAACCTGGACGTCTCGGCCACGCTGCTGCGTCGCGTCGCTCCCAGGGCAAGACCGCGAAGGAGAGCCAGCAGGAGCTGGAGACGCAGGCGAGTCGCGCCCGTGAGGCGACCCTTGCACTGCTCGCGCTGATCGGGATCGACCTGCGCCCGACCAACGACGGCCCGATCGACCTCACGGATGAGGGCATCAGGTTGCAGGCTGACCTGAACGGTCAGGACCGCTACGGCGACAGCACCACGTTGTCGACCCTCGTCGCCCTCGCACACTCCGATCCGAGCTTCATCCGCGAGCACGTGGTGTGGGATCCACGCGCAGATTCTTGCCGGCGTGCCGAAAGGCCCCGCGGTGCGCCCGGTTAAGGTTCGTCGCGTGAGTGCTCCGGTGCGGGCGGTGATCTTCGACTTCGACGGCCTGATGATGGACACGGAGTCGACGAACATCGCGAGCTGGGAGCGGGAGTGGGCGCGGTGGGGATTGGTTCTTGATCGCGAGAGCTTCTTCGTACCTCACGGCGGTGACGTGACTGAGCATCGCTACGACGTCCTCGCAGCAGCTGTCGGGGTGTCCTTTGATCGCACTCGGAGCCAGCAGCGTCGGACTGCAGACCGGGACGCGATCCATGGTTCGCTCCTGCTGTGCGAGGGCATCGAAGGCTGGTTGGACGAGGCGGCTGCGGCGGGGCTGCGAACCGCGGTGGCTTCCTCCTCGGATGTCGCCTGGGTCGAGCGTCATCTGCGACAGGTGGACGTTGTCAGCAAGGTTGACGTGATCGCTGGCGGCGACGAGGTGGCCTCGCACAAACCCGCTCCGGATGTGTACCGGCTCGCCTTGTCGAGACTCGGCCTCACCAGTTCCCAGGCCGTTGCCGTGGAGGACACCGCTCACGGCATCGACGCCGCCCACGCCGCTGGACTCGCATGCATCGCAATCCCGAACCCGTTCGTCGATCCTGCACGCGTGGCACACGCCGAGGTGGTGCTTGCGAGCGCTGCGGAAGCGTCACTCGCCCATGCCCTGCGGCAGGCATCGCGCCCCTGGCCGGCCTGACGTGGCGTCTGGCTGGATGGGGACCGTGAAGCCCACGCCACGTCACCGGGCCGTGCTCTTCGATCTCTTCAACACGCTGGTCCCGGGAGGGAGCCGGGAGGAGCGCGATGAGGTGTCGAGGCGCATGGCCGAAGCGGTCGGCGTCGAGCCCGCGACCATGGCCGGCCTGATTCGCAGCACCTTCGATAACCGGACCCGCGGCCGGTGCGGGGACCTCCGGCAAACCATGGTCTGGCTGGCTGGCGAGCTCGGAGCGACTCCCTCGCCCGACGCAGTCCAAGCAGCGCTGGAGCTGCGTCTAGAGATGACCCGTTCGCTGCACTCGCGGACGTGGGCCCTGCCGGCCCTCATCGAGTTGGGTCGCGTCGGAGTCCTTCGCGCGATCGTCAGCGACTGCTCGGCCGAGACACCAACGATCTGGGCGGAGAGTCCCTTGTCGTCACACCTCGAGGCCGTCTCCTTCTCCTGCCAGACCGGGCACCGCAAGCCCGAACCAGAGGCCTACCTTGTGGCAGTAGCGAGACTCGGCGTCGATCCGAGCGAATGTCTCTTCGTGGGGGACGGCGGCAGTCACGAGCTCGCGGGCGCCACGGAACTGGGGATGACCGCCATCCGATTCATCCCCCCGATCGGGGCCCGTGGCGAGTCCATCGATGAGGACACAGCTTGGTCGGGCCACACCATCAGCGACCTCATCGATCTCGTTGCCCTTTTCGAATGAGGGCTCCTTCGCCGAGTAGTCGCGGGCACCTCCCTGCGCGGACGGGCCGATGCTGACCTTCTGTCCTAGCGCCTGCGGATCGGAGGAACTCAGTGGCAGTGGTCCGCCGGGGTGACACCGGCGCGGCCGTCGTTGTCGGTGCGCCTTTGGGCAGACCCGCATCCCGAACTGCCGGCCTGCGATGAGCCCCTCGACCGAGGTTGAAGGCACGGGGCACCCGGGCACTTCCCACTCGATGACTCCCGGTAGCGGTCGCCCTCGTTGACGGCCCCTGGCACCAGGGATCGAACGTCCTCACCAGTCCTCGAGGGAGAGGTTCACAGGGTGCTCGTTTCGGGCCGGGTGGCGATCTGGACGAAGGGGATGGGGCAGGAGTCGGACTCCGCGCACTGGAGGAGATCGTC
This is a stretch of genomic DNA from Nocardioides sp. InS609-2. It encodes these proteins:
- a CDS encoding glucoamylase family protein, encoding MRVRRTPVLAAIAAAVALIATTVAVPSAPAATERHNPDKRVLERYAADTWKSFEAMAVPATGLPADNIGGNLDPATRSGFTSPTNIGAYLWSTAAARDTGLIGRREAKSRMAQTLDSIAGLERHEDSGMFYNWYDPATGAKLRTFPESSDPIKPFLSSVDNGWMATGLLLAARAEPSLARKADRIREDMNFGCFYNPLENAPAGQIRGGFWDEDPLEAAAVKGNYCGGADVWFTGHHYGAFNTEPRIASYLGIAAGQIPARHYFGTYRTFPNENCDWSWTETKALGSWAEHEGVRVFEGALPYRGMQIVPTWGGSMFEALMVPLFVPEETWGPRSWGVNHPLYVRGQIEHGMQEAGYGYWGFSPSNNPAGGYREYGVDQLGMDGPGYTTDQERTAVDQPYEGCPGREGSPAPTSYGDGVVTPHASFLALRYARDAALENLSNIRQDFDSYGPGGFYDAVAVGSGTVSKRYLSLDQGMVMAALGNALAGDDMRKYVGRGAVEKTLRPLMSEEIFASKGTE
- a CDS encoding glycosyl hydrolase, coding for MSTDARTDWENRIGLRSGHAFGGSAPRLSPPGGLRAVAGGAQVTLTWSPVKGAIGYQVHVADTADGPWEPLDHRGRDVTSVPHPPYVDTTGSPGVERWYAVSSLSDVHVDGPPSSMVSATPLAEASGPVTVAVEATTVVGELDRPWRPMIGSEHLSHALSTDTTGGRVVGEELSAALSAAHQELGVTHVRAHGILCDDLAVYREVDGRPVHDFTGIDRVYDHIRSLGLYPVVEVSFMPHDLASDPSKTVFGYDAIISPPKDWQRWFDLVRDLTAHLVERYGDEVVEEWSFEVWNEANLEVFWSGLPEDYLKLYDVTAAAVREVDSRLVVGGPSSAAAGWVEELLAHAEKSGAPVDFVSTHTYGAPPLDFRPMLERHGRGGTPIWWTEWGVTPTHFNEVSDAVFSGAFLLRGMKSAMGRIESLAYWVVSDHFEELGRPPELLHGGFGLRTVGELRKPRWWALAMMERLGSHRLAVSSSGDGGDSLVETVAASTDDGEVSVLLWNLTLDQTKAAGSPALSRNVAVEVRGLAAGSSYTLRHDRVDEAHSNVAAAWSRLREPGQAWPTDTQWESLRAADQLERLEPDRVVAADKSGLIRVDFVLPMPSMSQLTLVPVE
- a CDS encoding ATP-dependent Clp protease proteolytic subunit produces the protein MTDNTTTRLDDDLARRLLDQRTVVLGSVLDETIGNRLCSALVMLATDDARADIWLWINSPGGSVPAMLAIRDTMRLLPVDVCTVNMGMAYSAGQFLLSAGARGRRYSLPHARVLLHQGSAGFGGTAEDIALQAEDLRHTRDTVLGLIAEDTGQPVETVERDSRRDRMFTSAEATAYGFVDHVVESLDEIRPPAPRSLGLGVRA
- a CDS encoding ATP-dependent Clp protease proteolytic subunit codes for the protein MSSYTIPYVTTQSSRGERTTDVYSRLLADRVIYLGTPIDDGVANAVIAQLLHLESESPDSAINLYINSPGGSIPAMLAVYDAMQFVRSPVETTCVGQAVATAAVLLAGGEPGRRLILRHGRVVLHQPAAEGRGTIPDLILEAEEVERVRSLLEELLAQHTGRTSAQVREDTDRDLVMTAEAALAYGAVDAVLDRRGG
- a CDS encoding helix-turn-helix transcriptional regulator, coding for MGEVIAFPDPSAESARTRPEPLWREQVGRALRQVRLAADLRLVDVAERSGVSPQYLSEVERGLKDPSSEILAALSGALGLRTVDVASRAVEANGSGHGSGSYDGPVCLAA
- a CDS encoding MerR family transcriptional regulator, which encodes MLTIGQLAAYSGVTTRAVRHYHQIGLLPEPERDASGYRTYAAPAVVRLIRIRTLAEAGVPLARVQELLTAEDEGFISAVADIDRRLRGKIRELQEHRRRIAKLAAGDSLALPPAVTAYLDRMRSLGAPEAMVEMERDAWILIAAQWPEKIGEFMAEKEAYLDDPLMLRFLRTMGAVFTGDESEARLAEIADLVVEMAEQAASRGELDHQDEALPDGSFVDLLDTVVLAGGPRMVRLRDRLQELMVERGWSGLVKLERVNQSGTDTHPA
- a CDS encoding ABC transporter permease — protein: MSTMTYAVLDSTTMLRRNLKHMQRYPSLTLMLIGQPVLFLLLFVYVFGGTMGAGLPGGDGRADYLDYISPAILIITVASVALSTAIYVARDATEGIIDRFRTMPIAKSSVLTGHVLAALVQTAIAVAVVLVIAVLLGYRPDASATEWLGALGVLALLALALTWLCVALGLAAGSVETASNSPMFLVLLPFVSSAFVPTDSMPAGVAWFAENQPFTPIIDTLRDFLAGRDPGADLWWAIGWCVVIIALSYACAGRLFSKVRAG
- a CDS encoding ATP-binding cassette domain-containing protein, with amino-acid sequence MSNHTTAIEVAGMTKSYGDVAVLQGIDLTVPVGTVYALLGPNGAGKTTMVRILSTLTTADAGEARVAGFDVRREPDGVRRSIGVTGQFSAIDELLTGRENLRLMADLAHVRKAEAQARVDEQLTRFDLTDAADRRAATYSGGMKRRLDLGMTLISRPRLIFLDEPTIGLDPRSRRDLWQIVRELLADGVTVFLTTQYLEEADQLAHMVGLLDGGRLVAEGTPAELKAQAGGETLDDVFLALTGHTATPATNTDEETEEIR
- a CDS encoding HAD-IA family hydrolase; the encoded protein is MSAPVRAVIFDFDGLMMDTESTNIASWEREWARWGLVLDRESFFVPHGGDVTEHRYDVLAAAVGVSFDRTRSQQRRTADRDAIHGSLLLCEGIEGWLDEAAAAGLRTAVASSSDVAWVERHLRQVDVVSKVDVIAGGDEVASHKPAPDVYRLALSRLGLTSSQAVAVEDTAHGIDAAHAAGLACIAIPNPFVDPARVAHAEVVLASAAEASLAHALRQASRPWPA
- a CDS encoding HAD-IA family hydrolase, translated to MLFDLFNTLVPGGSREERDEVSRRMAEAVGVEPATMAGLIRSTFDNRTRGRCGDLRQTMVWLAGELGATPSPDAVQAALELRLEMTRSLHSRTWALPALIELGRVGVLRAIVSDCSAETPTIWAESPLSSHLEAVSFSCQTGHRKPEPEAYLVAVARLGVDPSECLFVGDGGSHELAGATELGMTAIRFIPPIGARGESIDEDTAWSGHTISDLIDLVALFE